The DNA window TCGACCGTCGCCGCGATCTCGATCGAATAAGCGCTTCCGAACGGCCGTTCTGTCCTGCACCGTTCTTTTTTCGCGTCGTAATTTCGGCCCGACCGGTCGAATTCGAAGAGACGCTGCTCGAATCTGTTGGTGATCCACTGACTGCAACTCGAGCGTGCGTCCGGCAAACAGGACTCGAAAGCACGCTCGGAGAACGGAAGTCGGACACACGTTCGGAGGGGAACATCGACACACCGCTCCGGCACCGACCGCCGTACTCACGCGACGGAGTTCGCACCACGTCACACCGGCAGTAATCGTCGTCGCTGACTGACCCCCTGTCACGAGATGGCCGGAAATCTGATTCGTTCCTCGAGTCCGCAGTAGACTGCGTTTCCCAATGAGAAATACATCTACTCGTCGGGTACATCCCGTATTCTCTATTATTCGCAACGTCGGCTACCCCATTCGATTACGATCGTACATCCGTAAATATACTTTACGCGATTCTATCGTTCCTAATCAGGAAACGGGGAATGACAGTGTATCCCACACGGGGTCCTAGAACCCGATAGCGGTAGCGATAGTACCTATCCGGTCGGTGATCGGGCTGATACAATTTCTTCCGTAGTACCACACGAGCAACCGTGACAAACGCGGAGTCGTTTCAACTCCTCTGTAAGTCATTATAGTCCACAATATTTTTTATCCCGTAACCAGAACAGGAGGCTATGCCATCACTTGGCAATGAGCACACGGTAGAGTCGAATCGGCGCTCTATCTCGCGCAGAGGTCTTCTTCGCGCCGGCGCAGCCGGCGGTGCGATGGTCGTGGCCGGTTGCGCGGGAAGCGAGGAGGGGGAATCAGGGGGGACTGACACGTTCATCGAGCCAACGACGACCCAGCCGACGAACTGGCAGTTCAATCACCTCAACCTGACCAATCCGTTCGCCCACGAGATGCAGAGCGATCCGCTCCAGCGATACCACATCGCCAACGAGGAGTTCGACTCGTACGCGGTTTCCGTCGAGGAATTCAGCGGTGAGACTGCAGTGTTGAAGGTGCGAGACGGACTCACGTGGCACAACGGAGATCCCGGTGATCCGGTCAACGCCGACGACCTCTACACGAAACTGGCGACCGACGCCATCATCGGCGACACGATCTCGACCCTCTGGACGGACATGCAACGAGCCGGCGACAAGTCCGTCGAGCTTACCCTCGACGGGACGGTCAACGAGCGACTGTTCATGGACGCGCTCAACTACTACTGGCTCGAGACGCCACACCGGCTGTACCGGGACTACGTCGAGCGGTGGGAGGACGCGACGACCGACGACGAAGTCGCCGATATTCGAAGCGATCTCCGCAACGACGCCTTCGACGAGCCGAAGGGGAACGGCCCCTTCCAGTTCGAGGAGCGAACGAACAACTACCTCCGGATGAGTCTGTACGAGCACCACCCGGACGCGGACAACATCAACTGGGACTACTGGGAGATCCAGCGAGTCTCGACCGACACCGCGAGCGTGCTGCTCGGAGGCGAAGTGGACGGGATTCGGAACTACACCGCACCGGAATCGGTCTTCGAGAGCGCCCCCGACGATCTCCTGCACGCGCAACTGCCTGCACTGTGGGGCCACTCGTTACCCTTCAACCACGAGGACGAGGACTTCGGCAATATCTACGTCCGCCAGGCCATCTGTGAGTTTATCGACCGAGACGCCTGTGCGAGCAATTACGGCCGCTTCGGACAGCCGGTCGAAGCGCCGAGCGGACTCGTCGGAAACATCGACGGACAGAACGAACAAAGCGACCGATGGCGGAACAAGGTCTCCGACGAGATGGCCGAGCAACTCCACCGGTACGACGATCCCGAGCGAGGCCGACGACTCCTCGAGGGAGAGGGGTACCAGAAGGACGACGGCGAGTGGTACCGTCCCGACGGCAGCCGGTTCGAAGTGACGGTCAAAACCGTCGCCGGCTTTAACGACTGGCACCCCATCTACGAGACGATCGTCGACAACCTCAACGCGGAGGGGATCGCCGCCGAACTACAACAGATCGAGGAGTCGGCGTACTGGTCGAACCACTACCTCGCCGGTGACTTCCAACTGGCGTCGACGGGGTGGACGCTCCAGCGATCGAGCCCGTACTACGTCTTCGACATGTACTACAACATCGATCCGGAGTTCATGAACCTCTCCCCCGACGACCTCGAGGCGCCGCCGATGGGCGACCCCGACGGCGAACTCGAATCCGTCGATCCGCGCGGACTGATGGAGGAACTGCTCGTCACGCAGGACGATGCGGAGGCGACCAGTCTCGTCGACGAACTCGCGTGGATCACCAATCAGACGATGCCGATGCTACAGATCAACGAGATCAACGACCCGGTCTGGTTCTATACCGACGACTGGGAGGTTCCGGAACCGGACTCGCCGAAGTACCAGTCGAAGTGGCCGCTCTGGTGGTTCCCGCGATTTGGCGACCTACAGGCGAAGTAGAGTGACGACGTCGAGCGTCGATCCGTCAGCAAAACGGAACCATTATAGGACAACACCTACCACACTCATTCAAATTAATGTACATAATAAAGCGTCTCGGGCAAGCAGTTGTCACGCTTCTCGCCGTGATAACCGTGACGTTCGGACTGATTCGAGCGATGCCCGGTGGTCCGGCGGAGTACATCAGGGCACAGGTCATGCAGAACCGCGGATCGAACGGCGTCGACATGTCCCAGCTCAACTCGCTGGTCGAGTCGTACACGAACGTCGACCCGTCGACACCGCTGTACG is part of the Halopiger aswanensis genome and encodes:
- a CDS encoding ABC transporter substrate-binding protein, whose amino-acid sequence is MVVAGCAGSEEGESGGTDTFIEPTTTQPTNWQFNHLNLTNPFAHEMQSDPLQRYHIANEEFDSYAVSVEEFSGETAVLKVRDGLTWHNGDPGDPVNADDLYTKLATDAIIGDTISTLWTDMQRAGDKSVELTLDGTVNERLFMDALNYYWLETPHRLYRDYVERWEDATTDDEVADIRSDLRNDAFDEPKGNGPFQFEERTNNYLRMSLYEHHPDADNINWDYWEIQRVSTDTASVLLGGEVDGIRNYTAPESVFESAPDDLLHAQLPALWGHSLPFNHEDEDFGNIYVRQAICEFIDRDACASNYGRFGQPVEAPSGLVGNIDGQNEQSDRWRNKVSDEMAEQLHRYDDPERGRRLLEGEGYQKDDGEWYRPDGSRFEVTVKTVAGFNDWHPIYETIVDNLNAEGIAAELQQIEESAYWSNHYLAGDFQLASTGWTLQRSSPYYVFDMYYNIDPEFMNLSPDDLEAPPMGDPDGELESVDPRGLMEELLVTQDDAEATSLVDELAWITNQTMPMLQINEINDPVWFYTDDWEVPEPDSPKYQSKWPLWWFPRFGDLQAK